A genomic region of Branchiostoma lanceolatum isolate klBraLanc5 chromosome 4, klBraLanc5.hap2, whole genome shotgun sequence contains the following coding sequences:
- the LOC136432652 gene encoding mediator of RNA polymerase II transcription subunit 12-like isoform X1, with protein MADSRGSGQMTTHNSDQLLDMLRQEVISQGSDRPGHRDKGAVQDSLNTYRSVDIDSSSDDDREERYTAESPAQNHQHSRDSPHLPYQPKDYSHGRNVSSESDRYSMSTTQQTTRPQRTGLGSVQQTIRQLDNSDDEDDDVRDSLEEEEDDLAEEENYQQQLKERLKQEQEQLQSDDSLEDGEGSPSDSLDTPVQRGGGNSSEHSPSTTRGSDRYEDLERGSQTPGKDPYANLRYDPNWKERGALIVSTPYVQEELKARTRMVDFEQDFFPADSLESADKSTLRLGTPHPTRDSDNSREESRESEDSRYTLQTESGTRSVSRGSSDDRTPVRDHRGGKQRYSSPEEEDPSEREEIRGYQRALKVGEPRVVPYNKPFPSPPQAPYPQQPSPNAYHWPPVGGEEEESGYHSKKDSEQVKQKHRPVGPVGYTSPRAVGPVVQKAPTPEDFKQSSSPNDEYYTSPDMTVTNVMTNQRPAVEKPPLPRPPKTEKPPPKSFIERNKENLNRQEEKKGGSYARRYAQKKALHEQPPSPRRKKEGKKEVSEPNQDDVDDFSNMTAEEVWQLKQERLRQAKEAKSGAKSGKKSKSQKNARTDASPPSKASSASSTASKNSQESMELRSISQTTTQVDAPSVRVQGAPQYSPQGAGYQSQALPPQMNQSQQGLYPEGFQTSPHAYQPMQQPMYAFPSPQAPINVNINLSIDEHSPKQGQAGNRVSPRVTVDAQGRQEEYQDFPDTKHHSPGRHRQDDSPLRHKQREGRHNQELTYNSTHGPAEEMGGYGPRSPESHRSHPQTRPRQIRKETAYTTLSDPTDKAIRPYRTERTFSKPVEVKEGYDYQPEPVQGSYAQIHQAERRLVQEEQQQRQRSLPGSGVREPHQGAYTDHQERPDHMEHWAQRGGQHDDPFNSSQEYEEGPHTYAELHGARRAQEAAQHHESPRGPHSKGQQHPGVQHGPHYRAQGPPQHRGPPDRPHHAPQHHGPHYEPQGPYEHHGPNNRPHGPSQHHGPHVRTMQGHQAPEHGPQQHGHPAWHADPNQPPHPHFPPYLRNVGRRSSEGDIVDFYQQEGVRRESFSPYSKIPPIGPQEEKKTAKNTINHANKQTLKAKSNSEGYLASYAKSKAMAKKKPATYKAYTVQDYKNLKKDIRLGGLGPDLERVQDKAMSFKVDKIRRQKEYANSLREQHAKQKTDWQKKRDGQPHYPQEEEDDFYSRREVQEVEEEDDAQKRRKRALQYAKSVPKPKPAPPLKTVTVLETQHPDTIPYHHPPPTENHQPNVLKIERADPPQPAPNPVLSEIQKMRMRHEKDRANAEAIRRNMGSKAQGVVDS; from the exons ATGGCTGACTCCAGAGGAAGTGGACAGATGACCACCCACAACAGTGACCAGCTGCTGGACATGTTACGTCAGGAGGTCATCAGTCAAGGCAGTGACCGACCTGGTCACAGGGACAAGGGTGCAGTACAGGACAGCCTGAATACATACAG GTCTGTTGACATAGACTCATCTTCAGACGATGACAGAGAGGAACGTTACACAGCGGAAAGTCCTGCCCAAAATCACCAACACTCAAGAGACAGCCCCCATCTTCCTTACCAACCAAAAGACTACAGCCACGGCAGAAATGTCTCATCAGAAAGTGACCGTTACAGCATGTCTACGACACAACAGACGACGCGACCACAAAGAACGGGTCTGGGATCTGTTCAGCAAACGATCCGACAGCTTGACAATTCTGACGACGAAGATGATGATGTGAGAGACAGTctagaggaggaggaggatgatcTAGCTGAAGAGGAAAATTATCAACAGCAGCTGAAGGAACGTCTGAAGCAAGAGCAGGAACAATTGCAATCAGATGACAGTCTAGAAGACGGGGAGGGTAGTCCCTCAGATTCGCTTGACACCCCGGTACAACGTGGAGGAGGAAATAGTTCTGAACACTCTCCATCGACAACGCGGGGAAGTGATCGTTACGAGGACTTGGAGCGTGGTTCTCAAACTCCTGGTAAGGATCCGTATGCAAACCTGAGATACGATCCCAACTGGAAGGAGAGGGGCGCTCTGATTGTCAGTACGCCATACGTTCAGGAGGAATTGAAAGCCAGGACTAGAATGGTGGATTTTGAACAGGATTTCTTTCCTGCAGATTCTTTAGAGTCTGCGGACAAAAGCACGTTAAGGTTAGGAACGCCCCACCCCACTAGGGACTCTGACAACAGCAGAGAGGAGAGTCGGGAGTCAGAAGATTCACGGTACACTCTTCAGACAGAGAGTGGTACCAGGAGTGTCTCCAGAGGAAGTTCTGATGACAGAACGCCAGTGAGAGACCACAGAGGTGGAAAGCAGCGTTACTCTAGTCCCGAGGAGGAGGACCCAAGTGAGCGAGAGGAGATAAGGGGGTATCAGAGGGCTCTCAAAGTGGGCGAGCCGAGAGTTGTTCCTTACAACAAGCCGTTCCCATCTCCACCTCAGGCTCCGTATCCTCAACAGCCAAGTCCCAATGCCTACCACTGGCCACCAGTTGGGGGAGAGGAGGAGGAGTCAGGGTACCACAGCAAGAAGGATTCTGAACAAGTCAAGCAAAAGCACAGACCTGTAGGGCCGGTGGGTTATACAAGCCCGCGTGCTGTTGGTCCTGTTGTTCAGAAAGCACCAACGCCGGAAGATTTCAAACAGTCGAGTTCTCCAAACGATGAGTACTACACTTCTCCAGACATGACTGTCACAAATGTCATGACAAACCAAAGACCGGCAGTCGAAAAGCCGCCACTTCCCAGGCCGCCAAAGACTGAGAAACCGCCACCAAAATCCTTCATAGAACGGAACAAAGAAAACCTGAACAGACAGGAGGAAAAGAAAGGAGGGTCGTATGCCAGACGGTATGCACAGAAGAAAGCGCTACACGAACAGCCTCCCTCTCCTAGAAGAAAGAAGGAGGGAAAGAAGGAAGTTTCAGAACCCAACCAAGACGATGTGGACGATTTTTCTAACATGACAGCAGAAGAGGTGTGGCAGCTTAAGCAAGAGAGGTTGAGACAAGCGAAGGAGGCAAAAAGTGGTGCAAAGAGCGGTAAGAAATCCAAATCTCAGAAGAACGCAAGGACTGATGCCTCGCCTCCCAGCAAAGCATCAAGCGCCAGCTCAACCGCATCTAAAAATTCACAGGAAAGTATGGAGCTACGGTCCATCTCACAGACCACCACTCAGGTGGACGCTCCATCTGTCAGAGTGCAAGGTGCACCACAGTACTCCCCTCAAGGTGCAGGCTACCAATCACAGGCTTTACCTCCACAGATGAACCAATCGCAGCAAGGCTTGTATCCTGAAGGTTTTCAGACATCCCCTCATGCATATCAACCTATGCAGCAACCAATGTATGCCTTTCCAAGCCCGCAGGCACCCATAAACGTGAACATCAATCTCAGCATCGACGAACACAGTCCAAAGCAGGGGCAGGCGGGGAACCGAGTTAGCCCCAGAGTCACAGTAGATGCACAAGGCAGGCAGGAAGAGTATCAGGATTTTCCTGACACAAAGCATCATTCTCCAGGTAGACACAGACAAGATGACTCACCACTTAGACATAAACAGAGGGAAGGTCGTCATAATCAGGAGTTAACCTACAACAGTACCCATGGGCCAGCAGAAGAGATGGGAGGCTATGGCCCTAGATCTCCCGAGTCCCACAGGTCTCACCCTCAAACAAGGCCCAGGCAAATCAGAAAAGAGACCGCTTACACGACTTTGTCTGACCCTACAGACAAGGCTATACGGCCGTACAGAACGGAGCGGACTTTTTCAAAACCTGTTGAAGTTAAAGAGGGTTATGACTATCAACCAGAGCCTGTGCAGGGGTCGTATGCACAGATTCACCAAGCTGAGAGAAGGCTTGTGCAAGAAGAGCAACAACAGAGACAGAGGTCGCTACCTGGTAGTGGTGTAAGGGAGCCACACCAGGGGGCATACACTGACCACCAGGAAAGGCCTGACCACATGGAGCATTGGGCACAGAGGGGAGGGCAGCACGATGATCCTTTTAACAGTTCTCAAGAATACGAGGAAGGTCCGCACACTTACGCTGAGCTTCATGGAGCAAGGAGGGCTCAGGAGGCAGCCCAACACCATGAAAGTCCTCGTGGGCCACATAGTAAGGGGCAGCAACATCCTGGTGTTCAACATGGGCCACACTACAGGGCCCAGGGGCCACCTCAACATAGGGGGCCACCTGATAGGCCACACCACGCACCACAACATCATGGGCCACATTACGAGCCACAGGGGCCATACGAACATCATGGGCCAAACAATAGGCCACACGGCCCATCACAACATCATGGGCCACATGTCAGAACAATGCAAGGGCACCAAGCCCCTGAACATGGACCCCAACAACATGGACACCCTGCATGGCATGCAGACCCCAACCAACCCCCTCACCCCCACTTTCCCCCCTACCTGCGTAATGTTGGTAGGCGTTCCAGCGAGGGCGACATCGTGGACTTCTACCAGCAGGAGGGCGTGAGACGAGAGTCCTTCAGCCCTTACAGCAAGATCCCCCCAATAGGTCCtcaagaagagaagaaaactGCCAAGAATACCATCAACCACGCAAACAAGCAAACTCTGAAGGCCAAGAGCAACTCGGAGGGTTACCTGGCGTCATATGCCAAAAGTAAGGCCATGGCAAAGAAGAAGCCAGCTACGTACAAGGCCTACACTGTGCAAGATTACAAGAACCTGAAGAAAGATATCAGACTAGGAGGGCTGGGGCCAGACCTGGAGAGAGTTCAAGACAAG GCTATGTCTTTTAAGGTGGACAAGATTCGCCGACAGAAGGAGTATGCCAACTCCTTGAGAGAACAACACGCCAAACAGAAGACAGACTGGCAAAAGAAGAGAGACGGCCAGCCGCACTACCCAcaagaggaggaggatgacttCTACTCAAGGAGAGAAGTT CAGGAGGtggaagaagaagatgatgccCAAAAAAGGAGAAAGAGA GCCCTGCAGTATGCCAAGAGTGTGCCAAAGCCAAAGCCTGCGCCTCCACTGAAGACAGTCACAGTCCTGGAAACCCAACATCCTGACACCATCCCCTACCACCATCCACCACCGACGGAGAACCACCAACCAAACGTCCTGAAGATAGAACGCGCCGACCCACCGCAGCCTGCACCGAACCCGGTGCTGTCGGAAATCCAGAAGATGAGGATGAGACACGAAAAGGACAGAGCAAATGCAGAAGCTATCCGCCGAAACATGGGTTCAAAAGCACAAGGGGTTGTGGACTCTTAG
- the LOC136432652 gene encoding mediator of RNA polymerase II transcription subunit 12-like isoform X2, with amino-acid sequence MADSRGSGQMTTHNSDQLLDMLRQEVISQGSDRPGHRDKGAVQDSLNTYRSVDIDSSSDDDREERYTAESPAQNHQHSRDSPHLPYQPKDYSHGRNVSSESDRYSMSTTQQTTRPQRTGLGSVQQTIRQLDNSDDEDDDVRDSLEEEEDDLAEEENYQQQLKERLKQEQEQLQSDDSLEDGEGSPSDSLDTPVQRGGGNSSEHSPSTTRGSDRYEDLERGSQTPGKDPYANLRYDPNWKERGALIVSTPYVQEELKARTRMVDFEQDFFPADSLESADKSTLRLGTPHPTRDSDNSREESRESEDSRYTLQTESGTRSVSRGSSDDRTPVRDHRGGKQRYSSPEEEDPSEREEIRGYQRALKVGEPRVVPYNKPFPSPPQAPYPQQPSPNAYHWPPVGGEEEESGYHSKKDSEQVKQKHRPVGPVGYTSPRAVGPVVQKAPTPEDFKQSSSPNDEYYTSPDMTVTNVMTNQRPAVEKPPLPRPPKTEKPPPKSFIERNKENLNRQEEKKGGSYARRYAQKKALHEQPPSPRRKKEGKKEVSEPNQDDVDDFSNMTAEEVWQLKQERLRQAKEAKSGAKSGKKSKSQKNARTDASPPSKASSASSTASKNSQESMELRSISQTTTQVDAPSVRVQGAPQYSPQGAGYQSQALPPQMNQSQQGLYPEGFQTSPHAYQPMQQPMYAFPSPQAPINVNINLSIDEHSPKQGQAGNRVSPRVTVDAQGRQEEYQDFPDTKHHSPGRHRQDDSPLRHKQREGRHNQELTYNSTHGPAEEMGGYGPRSPESHRSHPQTRPRQIRKETAYTTLSDPTDKAIRPYRTERTFSKPVEVKEGYDYQPEPVQGSYAQIHQAERRLVQEEQQQRQRSLPGSGVREPHQGAYTDHQERPDHMEHWAQRGGQHDDPFNSSQEYEEGPHTYAELHGARRAQEAAQHHESPRGPHSKGQQHPGVQHGPHYRAQGPPQHRGPPDRPHHAPQHHGPHYEPQGPYEHHGPNNRPHGPSQHHGPHVRTMQGHQAPEHGPQQHGHPAWHADPNQPPHPHFPPYLRNVGRRSSEGDIVDFYQQEGVRRESFSPYSKIPPIGPQEEKKTAKNTINHANKQTLKAKSNSEGYLASYAKSKAMAKKKPATYKAYTVQDYKNLKKDIRLGGLGPDLERVQDKVDKIRRQKEYANSLREQHAKQKTDWQKKRDGQPHYPQEEEDDFYSRREVQEVEEEDDAQKRRKRALQYAKSVPKPKPAPPLKTVTVLETQHPDTIPYHHPPPTENHQPNVLKIERADPPQPAPNPVLSEIQKMRMRHEKDRANAEAIRRNMGSKAQGVVDS; translated from the exons ATGGCTGACTCCAGAGGAAGTGGACAGATGACCACCCACAACAGTGACCAGCTGCTGGACATGTTACGTCAGGAGGTCATCAGTCAAGGCAGTGACCGACCTGGTCACAGGGACAAGGGTGCAGTACAGGACAGCCTGAATACATACAG GTCTGTTGACATAGACTCATCTTCAGACGATGACAGAGAGGAACGTTACACAGCGGAAAGTCCTGCCCAAAATCACCAACACTCAAGAGACAGCCCCCATCTTCCTTACCAACCAAAAGACTACAGCCACGGCAGAAATGTCTCATCAGAAAGTGACCGTTACAGCATGTCTACGACACAACAGACGACGCGACCACAAAGAACGGGTCTGGGATCTGTTCAGCAAACGATCCGACAGCTTGACAATTCTGACGACGAAGATGATGATGTGAGAGACAGTctagaggaggaggaggatgatcTAGCTGAAGAGGAAAATTATCAACAGCAGCTGAAGGAACGTCTGAAGCAAGAGCAGGAACAATTGCAATCAGATGACAGTCTAGAAGACGGGGAGGGTAGTCCCTCAGATTCGCTTGACACCCCGGTACAACGTGGAGGAGGAAATAGTTCTGAACACTCTCCATCGACAACGCGGGGAAGTGATCGTTACGAGGACTTGGAGCGTGGTTCTCAAACTCCTGGTAAGGATCCGTATGCAAACCTGAGATACGATCCCAACTGGAAGGAGAGGGGCGCTCTGATTGTCAGTACGCCATACGTTCAGGAGGAATTGAAAGCCAGGACTAGAATGGTGGATTTTGAACAGGATTTCTTTCCTGCAGATTCTTTAGAGTCTGCGGACAAAAGCACGTTAAGGTTAGGAACGCCCCACCCCACTAGGGACTCTGACAACAGCAGAGAGGAGAGTCGGGAGTCAGAAGATTCACGGTACACTCTTCAGACAGAGAGTGGTACCAGGAGTGTCTCCAGAGGAAGTTCTGATGACAGAACGCCAGTGAGAGACCACAGAGGTGGAAAGCAGCGTTACTCTAGTCCCGAGGAGGAGGACCCAAGTGAGCGAGAGGAGATAAGGGGGTATCAGAGGGCTCTCAAAGTGGGCGAGCCGAGAGTTGTTCCTTACAACAAGCCGTTCCCATCTCCACCTCAGGCTCCGTATCCTCAACAGCCAAGTCCCAATGCCTACCACTGGCCACCAGTTGGGGGAGAGGAGGAGGAGTCAGGGTACCACAGCAAGAAGGATTCTGAACAAGTCAAGCAAAAGCACAGACCTGTAGGGCCGGTGGGTTATACAAGCCCGCGTGCTGTTGGTCCTGTTGTTCAGAAAGCACCAACGCCGGAAGATTTCAAACAGTCGAGTTCTCCAAACGATGAGTACTACACTTCTCCAGACATGACTGTCACAAATGTCATGACAAACCAAAGACCGGCAGTCGAAAAGCCGCCACTTCCCAGGCCGCCAAAGACTGAGAAACCGCCACCAAAATCCTTCATAGAACGGAACAAAGAAAACCTGAACAGACAGGAGGAAAAGAAAGGAGGGTCGTATGCCAGACGGTATGCACAGAAGAAAGCGCTACACGAACAGCCTCCCTCTCCTAGAAGAAAGAAGGAGGGAAAGAAGGAAGTTTCAGAACCCAACCAAGACGATGTGGACGATTTTTCTAACATGACAGCAGAAGAGGTGTGGCAGCTTAAGCAAGAGAGGTTGAGACAAGCGAAGGAGGCAAAAAGTGGTGCAAAGAGCGGTAAGAAATCCAAATCTCAGAAGAACGCAAGGACTGATGCCTCGCCTCCCAGCAAAGCATCAAGCGCCAGCTCAACCGCATCTAAAAATTCACAGGAAAGTATGGAGCTACGGTCCATCTCACAGACCACCACTCAGGTGGACGCTCCATCTGTCAGAGTGCAAGGTGCACCACAGTACTCCCCTCAAGGTGCAGGCTACCAATCACAGGCTTTACCTCCACAGATGAACCAATCGCAGCAAGGCTTGTATCCTGAAGGTTTTCAGACATCCCCTCATGCATATCAACCTATGCAGCAACCAATGTATGCCTTTCCAAGCCCGCAGGCACCCATAAACGTGAACATCAATCTCAGCATCGACGAACACAGTCCAAAGCAGGGGCAGGCGGGGAACCGAGTTAGCCCCAGAGTCACAGTAGATGCACAAGGCAGGCAGGAAGAGTATCAGGATTTTCCTGACACAAAGCATCATTCTCCAGGTAGACACAGACAAGATGACTCACCACTTAGACATAAACAGAGGGAAGGTCGTCATAATCAGGAGTTAACCTACAACAGTACCCATGGGCCAGCAGAAGAGATGGGAGGCTATGGCCCTAGATCTCCCGAGTCCCACAGGTCTCACCCTCAAACAAGGCCCAGGCAAATCAGAAAAGAGACCGCTTACACGACTTTGTCTGACCCTACAGACAAGGCTATACGGCCGTACAGAACGGAGCGGACTTTTTCAAAACCTGTTGAAGTTAAAGAGGGTTATGACTATCAACCAGAGCCTGTGCAGGGGTCGTATGCACAGATTCACCAAGCTGAGAGAAGGCTTGTGCAAGAAGAGCAACAACAGAGACAGAGGTCGCTACCTGGTAGTGGTGTAAGGGAGCCACACCAGGGGGCATACACTGACCACCAGGAAAGGCCTGACCACATGGAGCATTGGGCACAGAGGGGAGGGCAGCACGATGATCCTTTTAACAGTTCTCAAGAATACGAGGAAGGTCCGCACACTTACGCTGAGCTTCATGGAGCAAGGAGGGCTCAGGAGGCAGCCCAACACCATGAAAGTCCTCGTGGGCCACATAGTAAGGGGCAGCAACATCCTGGTGTTCAACATGGGCCACACTACAGGGCCCAGGGGCCACCTCAACATAGGGGGCCACCTGATAGGCCACACCACGCACCACAACATCATGGGCCACATTACGAGCCACAGGGGCCATACGAACATCATGGGCCAAACAATAGGCCACACGGCCCATCACAACATCATGGGCCACATGTCAGAACAATGCAAGGGCACCAAGCCCCTGAACATGGACCCCAACAACATGGACACCCTGCATGGCATGCAGACCCCAACCAACCCCCTCACCCCCACTTTCCCCCCTACCTGCGTAATGTTGGTAGGCGTTCCAGCGAGGGCGACATCGTGGACTTCTACCAGCAGGAGGGCGTGAGACGAGAGTCCTTCAGCCCTTACAGCAAGATCCCCCCAATAGGTCCtcaagaagagaagaaaactGCCAAGAATACCATCAACCACGCAAACAAGCAAACTCTGAAGGCCAAGAGCAACTCGGAGGGTTACCTGGCGTCATATGCCAAAAGTAAGGCCATGGCAAAGAAGAAGCCAGCTACGTACAAGGCCTACACTGTGCAAGATTACAAGAACCTGAAGAAAGATATCAGACTAGGAGGGCTGGGGCCAGACCTGGAGAGAGTTCAAGACAAG GTGGACAAGATTCGCCGACAGAAGGAGTATGCCAACTCCTTGAGAGAACAACACGCCAAACAGAAGACAGACTGGCAAAAGAAGAGAGACGGCCAGCCGCACTACCCAcaagaggaggaggatgacttCTACTCAAGGAGAGAAGTT CAGGAGGtggaagaagaagatgatgccCAAAAAAGGAGAAAGAGA GCCCTGCAGTATGCCAAGAGTGTGCCAAAGCCAAAGCCTGCGCCTCCACTGAAGACAGTCACAGTCCTGGAAACCCAACATCCTGACACCATCCCCTACCACCATCCACCACCGACGGAGAACCACCAACCAAACGTCCTGAAGATAGAACGCGCCGACCCACCGCAGCCTGCACCGAACCCGGTGCTGTCGGAAATCCAGAAGATGAGGATGAGACACGAAAAGGACAGAGCAAATGCAGAAGCTATCCGCCGAAACATGGGTTCAAAAGCACAAGGGGTTGTGGACTCTTAG